One window from the genome of Podospora pseudocomata strain CBS 415.72m chromosome 6, whole genome shotgun sequence encodes:
- a CDS encoding hypothetical protein (COG:K; EggNog:ENOG503P1E8) has protein sequence MATQIGLLSPPRDSSLEGPVNGKQRRKTLSRNFTAWALFNFQALHVYILFEPPLIKKPPNVPLPDPATNPEWYGQIWLKYPGDTKLHTTHFPYQFQAQCQVRVIMNDMWMERFGSSRQSSPEGGTTMLPSTQLEQTNEFYARLKAWFDSLPAPLTPPRIVFPSQILLHSNYQNTLANLNESITPTSSNVLNTLGFYSLNKVYAIVSQNHEIHEENNSELKATQSTLLLAAKGLYEQSASFYLDRLTLQLLRSKTRPQERNLLESEVLFYDRDYAGYHLPGNQHDKRIKSEENNKKKDGQAGSQTVSNRAGDNKDQGSTEKEPIREVRSKWVVTVRSVDDDPEIHRLQKLVKDNLKLDETVEWSDEDEGAFY, from the exons ATGGCGACCCAAATTGGGTTgttatcaccaccaagagaCTCCTCCCTGGAGGGCCCCGTGAACGGAAAGCAGAGAAGAAAGACATTGTCGAGGAACTTCACTGCTTGGGCATTGTTCAATTTTCAGGCGCTCCATGTTTATATTCTGTTTGAACCACCTCTCATCAAAAAGCCCCCCAATGTTCCGCTCCCTGATCCTGCAACCAATCCGGAATGGTATGGCCAGATTTGGTTGAAGTATCCAGGAGACACCAAACTACACACAACACATTTTCCTTACCAGTTCCAGGCTCAGTGCCAAGTTCGCGTCATCATGAACGACATGTGGATGGAGCGGTTTGGCTCGTCCCGACAGAGTTCGCCTGAGGGAGGTACCACCATGCTTCCGTCAACCCAGCTGGAGCAAACCAACGAGTTCTACGCTCGACTTAAGGCATGGTTTGATTCCTTGCCTGCCCCTCTAACCCCCCCGAGGATTGTTTTTCCAAGCCAGATTCTCCTGCA CTCAAACTACCAAAATACCCTTGCCAATCTTAACGAGTCTATTACACCGACGTCCTCTAAT GTATTAAACACTCTTGGCTTTTACTCTCTGAACAAGGTCTATGCTATTGTCTCCCAGAATCATGAGATACACGAAGAGAACAATAGCGAGCTGAAAGCAACCCAATCCACGCTCCTGCTGGCAGCCAAAGGCCTCTATGAGCAATCGGCTTCATTTTATCTCGATCGCCTCACCCTTCAACTACTCCGCTCCAAGACGCGACCACAGGAAAGAAATTTGCTTGAGAGCGAGGTACTCTTTTACGACCGTGATTACGCAGGCTATCATCTTCCAGGCAATCAGCACGACAAAAGAATCAAAAGcgaagaaaacaacaaaaagaaagacgGCCAGGCCGGTTCCCAAACTGTTAGCAATCGGGCTGGCGATAACAAGGATCAAGGATCGACCGAGAAAGAACCAATTCGGGAAGTGAGGAGCAAGTGGGTGGTCACGGTCAGGAGCGTGGACGATGATCCTGAGATTCACAGGCTGCAGAAACTGGTGAAGGATAATCTGAAATTAGATGAGACTGTCGAGTGgtctgatgaggatgagggagcgTTTTATTGA
- a CDS encoding hypothetical protein (COG:K; EggNog:ENOG503P1E8), which yields MQISCVCTTYRQEMRRILKLSSASLASLRRAPPSMLSCTSFFETDPTLSAEIFKRIRMEGPPESILRHIKEGDLLLQLSLKPEMRFRYVFPYVSEMPAHLHRPDNPYIESCFYEWSALQRSGFEMSTCTNKRTTDSPRSSSSPEPRPESIYLMPFHAAEIIEPLLNDIFPSKWTVVCADDVLMRRLIAAWLSAEYQWIVVLQKDCFLQDMAHGPGRRGCCSSLLVNAVLANASYWSPHNLAYQFLAEAKRLWELESDTPRLTTIQAAMLMNVNTNMNTMDEIGFNYTKRYEATAWGHTAY from the exons ATGCAGATATCCTGTGTGTGTACGACATATCGGCAAGAAATGAGACGCATTCTCAAGCTCTCAAGCGCAAGTTTGGCGAGCTTGAGGCGCGCGCCGCCGTCTATGTTGAGCTGTACGAGCTTCTTCGAGACAGATCCGACATTGAGTGCTGAAATTTTCAAGCGCATCCGGATGGAAGGTCCCCCGGAAAGTATTCTACGCCACATCAAAGAAGGGGATTTACTTCTACAGCTGTCATTGAAACCCGAGATGCGCTTCCGATATGTTTTCCCATACGTTAGCGAGATGCCGGCTCACTTGCATCGCCCCGACAACCCCTACATCGAGTCTTGTTTCTATGAGTGGTCTGCATTGCAACGCAGTGGCTTTGAGATGTCAACATGCACCAACAAACGCACAACCGACTCACCGAGAAGCTCGTCCTCACCTGAACCCAGACCAGAGAGCATATATCTTATGCCTTTCCATGCCGCCGAAATCATTGAGCCACTGCTTAACGACATTTTCCCCTCGAAGTGGACAGTGGTTTGTGCAGATGACGTATTGATGCGAAGGCTTATCGCGGCCTGGCTGTCAGCAGAGTACCAATGGATAGTTGTCTTGCAGAAGGACTGTTTTCTCCAAGACATGGCGCATGGCCCCGGCCGCcggggctgctgctcctctcTTCTGGTCAACGCGGTCTTGGCCAATGCTAGC TATTGGAGTCCTCACAACCTTGCCTACCAGTTCTTGGCTGAGGCCAAGAGACTGTGGGAACTAGAGAGCGACACTCCAAGATTAACCACGATTCAGGCTGCGATGTTGATGAACGTGAATACGAACATGAACACCATGGACGAAATCGGGTTCAACTATACAAAGAGGTATGAGGCCACAGCCTGGGGGCATACTGCATACTAA
- a CDS encoding hypothetical protein (EggNog:ENOG503P1CK; COG:S), with amino-acid sequence MRSQILLALLPALGAEAIRIIHANDDGWAELYTRSFHDALVAAGHDTVLAAPAENKSGTASSDAEPSPRTTACQYDSCPANTNQPIGRNESSPRLNWVNSFPVTSMRYGIDTIAPPFWNGQAPELAVSGPNVGSNVYVQVHFSGTVGAAVFAAKERRVPAIAFSGLSSGTLSWNTTPVPTRSLVYAQVASKLVDAVVSSGKPYLPENVFLNVNLPKVEGKCTDPHNFKFVLSRINVGLFSAKDVYHCGTDRLPLEASVALSDDCLVSVSVGDANDKTTAPKEKQDIVLNKLSGLFTCLP; translated from the exons ATGCGCTCCCAGATCCTCCTTGCTCTCCTGCCAGCGCTCGGCGCAGAGGCCATTCGCATCATCCATGCCAACGATGACGGCTGGGCAGAGCTCTATACACGGTCCTTCCACGACgctcttgttgctgccgGTCATGACACGGTGCTAGCGGCACCGGCAGAAAACAAATCTGGAACGG CATCGTCCGACGCGGAACCCAGTCCCCGCACCACAGCTTGCCAATACGACTCCTGCCCGgcaaacaccaaccagccCATCGGCCGCAATGAATCTTCGCCCCGTCTCAACTGGGTGAACTCGTTTCCTGTCACCTCGATGCGCTACGGCATCGACACCATCGCGCCTCCTTTCTGGAACGGCCAGGCCCCCGAGCTTGCTGTTTCAGGACCCAATGTCGGCAGCAACGTCTATGTCCAGGTGCATTTCTCTGGCACCGTTGGAGCAGCCGTCTTTGCTGCCAAGGAGAGAAGAGTGCCTGCCATTGCTTTTTCTGGTCTGTCGAGTGGCACGCTTTCCTGGAACACGACCCCCGTTCCGACTCGCAGTCTGGTGTACGCGCAGGTGGCCAGCAAGCTCGTCGATGCCGTGGTCAGCAGTGGCAAGCCTTATTTGCCCGAGAATGTTTTCCTCAATGTCAACTTGCCCAAGGTCGAAGGAAAGTGCACTGATCCCCACAACTTCAAGTTTGTGCTCAGCCGGATCAATGTTGGCTTGTTCAGCGCCAAAGACGTGTATCATTGCGGGACGGATCGGCTGCCTTTGGAGGCCAGTGTGGCTCTTTCTGATGATTGCTTGGTGTCGGTGAGCGTGGGGGATGCCAATGACAAGACAACCGCGCCGAAGGAAAAGCAAGATATTGTGCTGAACAAGCTGAGTGGGCTTTTCACTTGCTTGCCATGA
- a CDS encoding hypothetical protein (EggNog:ENOG503P1WY; COG:S) — protein sequence MRPVDKSSQDVESQWTGVSPSSPLLPKSQQPQNSPVLNSTPLSWIKGVPFLIWQFTENDFPTFILPNSAFGIFGALAGPRLFSDETGPSVSEVLWRVPIVIIYNWYMTFIFDLANQRGADSVEEDRINKPWRPIPSGYATMEHARLLLLSSIPLAMAMNWYLGVFSEGLWILVLVWMYNDLRGGDHMLRDPLIAAGSLGFNGGSLRLAGGVGRTVNDEGHLWTVMIAAVILTTGYIQDLKDQAGDRLRERKSVPILIGDGLCRVVIGAFVLSWSFACAYFWRLKLWAFVVPVLLGAGIGMNGLLRRNKEADYATWRTWCFWLIVLFMLPTLSWF from the coding sequence ATGAGACCAGTAGACAAGTCAAGTCAGGATGTGGAGAGCCAATGGACTGGCGTATCTCCCAGCTCACCTCTCCTTCCCAAATCTCAGCAACCGCAAAACTCGCCCGTCCTCAACAGCACCCCCCTCTCTTGGATAAAAGGTGTACCCTTCCTCATCTGGCAGTTTACCGAGAACGATTTTCCAACATTTATCCTTCCCAACTCTGCGTTTGGTATCTTTGGTGCCCTCGCTGGGCCTCGTTTGTTCTCGGACGAAACAGGGCCCAGCGTCTCTGAGGTCCTCTGGCGAGTACCTATCGTGATAATCTACAACTGGTATATGACCTTCATATTTGACCTCGCCAACCAGCGTGGCGCCGATTCGGTCGAGGAAGACAGGATCAACAAGCCCTGGCGGCCCATACCTAGTGGGTATGCCACCATGGAACACGCAAGATTATTGTTGCTCAGCTCGATACCGTTGGCGATGGCAATGAACTGGTACCTTGGGGTGTTCTCCGAGGGATTGTGGATCCTCGTGTTGGTCTGGATGTACAATGACTTGAGAGGTGGCGACCACATGCTCAGAGACCCACTGATTGCGGCCGGCTCTTTGGGCTTCAACGGTGGAAGTTTGAGacttgctggtggtgtgggaaGGACGGTAAATGACGAGGGCCATCTGTGGACAGTCATGATTGCAGCGGTCATCTTGACCACTGGATACATCCAGGACCTCAAGGATCAAGCCGGGGATAGACTgcgggagaggaagagcGTGCCCATTCTGATCGGTGATGGGCTGTGCAGGGTTGTCATCGGTGCCTTCGTCTTGTCCTGGTCATTCGCCTGTGCTTATTTCTGGAGGCTCAAGTTATGGGCATTTGTTGTTCCAGTCCTTCTTGGAGCCGGTATCGGGATGAACgggctgttgaggaggaacaaGGAAGCGGACTACGCCACGTGGAGGACCTGGTGCTTCTGGCTCATTGTCTTGTTTATGCTACCAACACTATCATGGTTTTGA